The proteins below are encoded in one region of Papilio machaon chromosome 27, ilPapMach1.1, whole genome shotgun sequence:
- the LOC106711047 gene encoding uncharacterized protein LOC106711047, translated as MNQYCFICNSRAGISLRNAVNIFGENNLQQSGKSMVNILSEILDKEIKEKNIHSKILCNKCHKTCIEYDSIQIRLQVIKSLMLTQFKKTLPRHNLDYDTYNEESSPTKFSGKKIVLPASKLQPLPSNFVLKGGKLGTTPLSNFTSKLNNPEIRILSPSTLNLKVTVGSSVLTQSIKTTGVTNKQRGLAHTVTSSVTSTLTSVTSSVTSTSFTNTKTTSPVLSFTLEEPPKDIFSGELNQSSSPKSDENDDDPVNDDQPMEIDEACSLAVITTTANEGKLIFEDIDKNDEEKSKSFFDVDLLSSLSSPAGEGEGEGKYVVGKLQMMQGDDDDDDQPTIVMGGENGSIIRVMSGQKFLCGTGEISLVMPEEADLEGQDTQDSNEESQFELHVSGDEETANAIIAAAQEQGGAFIKVESGEMFRVESVQSKTDDDVSDEDDAMLLDIVARENGQFKCLICERNDSEGAQFVGSAANMAQHMRSAHGARIHICALCGLILRKKADYLAHLSKHKNLVHTDKSKIHECNVCQKKYNSKSTLAEHMHTHTGSKPHTCSVCIKSFASKYTLQSHLKTHLDRPRPFKCTQCGKSFLTQQNLNQHEKTHSGVKEFICKVCGKAFGALHNLEVHGVVHSGNKPFVCGVCSKGFARRAEVRDHMRIHTGERPFSCEECGARFTQRSNLHSHRRATHLDDKRHVCHLCPKRFKRRRLLDYHVKASHTGERPLQCEVCQASFVYPEHFKKHMRIHSGEKPYSCEVCGRQFNTRDNLNTHRYVHSDKKPYECVVCSAGYMRKQQLYHHMKNTGHLAESIVVNQPRILKVPQNVVTSAGTIIIDPGKEEDTADIRSSGIFEETQEENVKPIENSTLDIIQNNEVQPLITLHNISTEKDNSILETISEEQLTEDNAQITTVDATNANVTRLIQFQLPDGTSGWLAV; from the exons ATGAACCAATACTGCTTTATATGTAATTCGAGAGCTGGAATTTCTTTGCGAAATGCTGTTAATATATTTGGAGAAAAT aaTTTGCAACAATCTGGTAAATCTATGGTTAATATTCTAAGTGAAATTCTGGACAAAGagatcaaagaaaaaaatatacattcgAAGATTCTCTGCAACAAATGTCACAAAACTTGTATCGAATATGATTCAATACAAATCAG attgcaagttataaaatctttaatgtTAACACAattcaaaaaaacattgcCTCGACATAATTTGGATTATGATACTTATAATGAAGAGTCAAGTCCTACGAAGTTTAGtggaaaaaaaatcgtacTACCCGCATCAAAGTTGCAACCTTTACCTTCTAACTTCGTACTTAAAGGTGGAAAATTGGGAACTACACCTTTATCCAATTTTACTTCGAAATTAAATAAC ccAGAAATAAGAATATTATCACCATCtacgttaaatttaaaagtgacAGTTGGCTCGTCAGTTCTCACACAGAGCATAAAGACGACTGGCGTTACAAACAAACAACGCGGTCTCGCTCACACAGTGACGTCATCCGTCACGTCAACTTTAACATCCGTCACGTCATCCGTCACGTCAACGAGTTTCACGAACACGAAGACGACAAGTCCTGTGTTAAGTTTCACATTAGAGGAACCTCctaaagatatattttccGGTGAATTAAATCAGAGTTCTTCACCGAAAAGTGATGAAAATGATGATGATCCTGTCAATGATGATCAACCAATGGAGATTGATGAAG CTTGTTCCCTCGCCGTTATAACAACTACAGCAAATGAGGGGAAATTGATCTTCGAAGATATAGAtaag aatGATGAGGAAAAATCGAAGTCTTTCTTTGACGTGGACTTGTTGTCCAGTCTGAGCTCCCCCGCGGGGGAGGGGGAGGGGGAGGGGAAGTACGTGGTGGGCAAACTGCAGATGATGCagggtgatgatgatgatgatgatcaac ctACGATAGTAATGGGAGGTGAGAACGGGTCAATAATACGTGTGATGTCGGGACAGAAGTTTCTGTGCGGGACAGGGGAGATATCTCTGGTGATGCCCGAGGAAGCTGACCTGGAAGGGCAGGATACACAAG ATTCAAACGAGGAGTCCCAGTTCGAGCTGCATGTGTCTGGAGATGAGGAAACGGCTAACGCCATCATTGCGGCCGCGCAGGAACAGG gcgGGGCATTTATTAAAGTGGAATCTGGAGAAATGTTTCGAGTTGAGTCAGTTCAGAGCAAAACTGACGATGATGTGTCTGATGAAGACGACGCTATGTTG TTAGACATAGTAGCTCGGGAGAACggacaatttaaatgtttaatttgcgAAAGAAACGATTCAG AAGGTGCTCAGTTTGTTGGCTCTGCGGCGAACATGGCGCAGCACATGCGCAGTGCTCACGGCGCTCGTATACACATCTGCGCACTCTGCGGCCTCATACTGCGCAAGAAGGCTGACTACCTCGCACACCTCA gcaAACACAAAAATCTTGTACATACGGACAAAAGTAAAATACATGAGTGTAACGTTTGCCAGAAGAAGTACAA TTCTAAATCAACGTTGGCAGAACACATGCACACACACACAGGCTCCAAACCTCACACATGCTCTGTTTGTATCAAGAGTTTTGCATCGAAATATACTCTGCAGTCACATCTCAAGACTCATCTG GACAGGCCGCGTCCCTTCAAATGTACTCAATGCGGCAAGTCGTTCTTAACGCAGCAGAATTTAAACCAACACGAGAAAACTCACTCTGGAGTTAAAGAATTCATCTGTAAAGTTTGTG GTAAGGCATTTGGTGCTCTGCACAACCTGGAGGTGCACGGTGTGGTGCACTCCGGCAACAAACCCTTCGTCTGCGGCGTCTGCTCCAAGGGCTTCGCGAGAAGAGCTGAAGTTAGAGACCATATGAGGATACATACTG GAGAGCGACCGTTCTCGTGTGAGGAGTGCGGGGCGAGGTTCACTCAGCGCTCCAACTTACACTCACACCGACGAGCAACACATCTAGATGACAAGCGTCATGTCTGTCATCTCTGTCCCAAGAGGTTCAAACGACGACG GTTGTTGGATTACCACGTGAAGGCGTCTCACACAGGTGAGAGGCCGCTGCAGTGCGAAGTGTGTCAGGCATCCTTCGTATATCCTGAACACTTCAAGAAACACATGCGCATACACAGCGGGGAGAAACCATATAGTTGTGAG GTGTGCGGTCGTCAGTTCAACACACGAGACAATCTGAACACACACCGCTACGTGCACAGCGACAAGAAGCCGTACGAGTGTGTCGTGTGCTCCGCCGGGTACATGCGCAAACAGCAGCTCTACCATCACATGAAGAACACC GGACATCTCGCTGAGTCAATAGTTGTCAATCAGCCGCGCATATTGAAGGTGCCGCAAAAT GTGGTGACGTCAGCGGGAACAATCATCATAGATCCAGGGAAAGAGGAAGATACAGCTGATATCAGGAGTTCTgga aTCTTTGAAGAAACCCAAGAGGAAAATGTGAAACCTATag AAAATTCCACACTggatataatacaaaataacgaAGTTCAACCATTAATAACTTTAC ATAATATATCAACTGAAAAAGACAATTCCATATTAGAAACAATATCAGAGGAACAATTAACTGAAGATAATGCG CAAATAACAACAGTAGATGCGACAAATGCAAATGTCACAAGACTCATACAATTTCAATTACCTGACGGAACAAGTGGATGGCTCGctgtatga